The Lutibacter sp. A64 genome segment TATTAAAATTACCACATGAAAATAATAAAAATATTAGGTACGGGATGCCCAAATTGTATAACTACAGAAAAAATAATTACTGAAGTAGTAAAAGAATTAAATATTGATGCAGAAATTATAAAAGTAACAGATATTGTAGAAATTATGATGTATGACGTTATGCGAACACCTTCTATTGTGGTTGATGAAAAAGTAGTATTTAAAGGAAAAGTACCTTCAAAAACAACTGTAAAAGCTCTTTTAATAGACAATTTTGCTAATAATGCGTGTTGTTCTGATGAAAATATGGAGTCATCATCTTGTAGTACTAATAATGAAGATACTCCTTGCTGTTAAAAATAAAAATTAGATTGAAATGAAAGAATTTTGGGAAAAAAGATACGCTAACGAAACATTTGCCTATGGCATTGAACCAAATGTATTTTTTGAAAAAATATTAGAAGAAAATCAGCTTAAAGGCTCTATTTTATTACCTGGCGAAGGCGAAGGTAGAAATGCAGTTTTTGCGGCAACAAAAGGCTTAAATGTTACTTGTTTTGATATGAGTTCTCAAGGAAAGCAAAAAGCTCTAAAATTGGCAAAACAAAATAATGTAACTATCAATTATTTAGTTGGTGAATTTTCTGAATTACATTTTGAAGAAAACTCTTTTGATGCAATAGCTTTAATTTACGCACATTTTCCTGCAGACTTAAAAACAGCCTATCATAAAAAACTAACAAGCTATTTAAAAAAGGGCGGACTTTTAATTTTAGAAGGTTTTAGTAAAAATCAACTTAAAATCAATAAAGAAAACCAACAATCGTTCGGACCTAAAAATATAGATATGCTTTATTCTGTTGAAAGTATTAAAAACGATTTTAAAGACTTAGAAATTCAAGTTTTAAACCAAGAGTTAATTGATTTAGACGAAGGAATTCATCATATTGGTAAAGGAGATGTTATTCATTTTATAGGAAAGAAACACTAAACTTGCACAACATATATTTGACTTTAACTCTAGAAATAATTTAATATAATATTCTATATATTTACAAAAAAATAATTAAAATGAGTGAAAAGAAAAAGATACTACTTGCCATTGTTGTTTTTATAGTTACATTTTTAGTATTCCGTACTATTTTTTCAAACTTAGATGCTATAAAGTCATTTTTTATTGGAAACTAAAAATAAAAAATGACTCTAGCTACAAGTTAATTAGCTTTTAAATGAAGCTTTAAAGCATCCACAAATTTTATTAGGTCATGAATTTCTACGTGATCCATCATTATAACTTTATACCATTTATTTGCACCATTATGTGTATCTGGCACTAACCCATATTTAGAAGCTATCTTCTCTGGAACAAATTCTGATTTTAGAGTTACTATATTCATATAAGGATCTCTAAAATATTCTACACCTAAAGCATCCATTTGCTCAGTAAACCATTCGGTTCTTAATAACAATGTGCTAATTTTTTCAAACCATCCGTAATATCCGTAACTAAATAAAATCATCCAAACAGCAATAGCATTTGCTCCCGACCTACTTCCTACAATAGTTAAATCCATTCCATCTACATACTGTGCTTCTTTTGTTAACACATTTTCAATCAATCCTTTTCTACATAAAAAAACACCAGTTCCATATGGGGCTTGCAACATTTTATGCGCATCAATTGTAATAGATGAAACATGTGAATTTTCAAAATTTATAGTAGATTCTTTATTTGTAATTGGATAAATAAAGCCTCCAAAAGCACCATCAACATGTATTTTATACGCAACCTTATATTTTTCTAAAATTTCGGCATATACATCCGGATTATCAACAGATCCAAACATAGTTGTTGCCATATTAGAAATAACCATAAAGTATTTTTTCCCTTTCGAAATTAAATCCTTTACAATGGCTTCTAATTCATCTTTTAAAATTTCTCTCGAATTAAAATCAACAGGAATACTTACGTTTTCAACACTTAACAAGTTAGACCCTTTATGAACAGAATAATGAGTATCCTCTGAAGACAAAATAACCATTTCATCTAAAGTTGCATTAAATTGCTTTTTATATAAATTTCTAAACACCCACAATGCTTGTATATTTGCTTCTGTACCACCAGTTGCAATATAGCCGTCGTATTCACCTTCTTTTGCTTTAAAAATATCTATCGCTAAAACTTGAATTATTTCACGCTCTAACTTTTGAGAACCTTTAAATGCGGGTTCCGATTTCCCTAAAGTATGACAACCAATATTATTTGGGTTTGCAACAAAAGATTTTAATAAAGGAGAATCATCTAAAAAAGAACCACTGGTATTAAACACATTTTCATCTAATCTAGAAACAGGGTAACCTAAACCCTTATTTGTTTGAAAATTTACATTAGCATTTAACGCTTTATCAATTCTTTTTATTAATTTTTCTTTCGAATATTTCTTCCAATATTTCATACTAAGTCTAATTATGAATTATATAAAAAATAGACAAAATAAATCCATTTTTTTAATTTTTCTCAAAAATATCAAATTAATTTAAATTTAAATTAAATTAATAAAGAATTTTAAGCGGAAACTAAAATCAGTGTAAAAAGTAGTACTTTTATTTTTTTAAAATTTGTAGATTTTTGGAACTAGAAATTCAAATAAAAACATTACCAAATCAACCTGGCGTTTATCAGTATTACGATAAAAACGGCACTATTTTATATATAGGAAAAGCAAAAAACTTAAAAAAAAGAGTTGCTTCATATTTCAATAAAAATCACGATTATGGCAAAACAAGAGTTTTAGTAAAAAAAATAGCTACAATAAAACACATTGTAGTAAATACGGAAACCGATGCATTATTATTAGAAAATAATCTAATAAAAAAATACCAACCAAAGTACAATGTAATGCTAAAGGATGACAAAACATATCCTTGGATTTGCATTAAAAAAGAACGGTTTCCTCGTATATTTTTAACAAGAAATGTAGTAAAAGATGGATCGGAATATTTTGGACCTTATACTTCTGTTAGAACTGCAAAAGCACTATTAGATTTAATAAAAGAACTCTATCAATTACGCTCTTGCAATTATGATTTAAGCAGAAAAAATGTTTCGGAACTAAAATATAAAGTCTGTTTAGATTTTCATATTGGAAACTGTAAAGGACCTTGCGAAGGACTACAAACCGAAGAAAGTTATACAAAAGATATTACTGCAATTAGAAATATAATTAAAGGAAACTTTAAAGAATCTATTAAATCTTTTCATCAATTAATGATGCGATTTGCAGATACAATGGAGTTTGAAGAAGCCCAAAAAATTAAAGAAAAAATAGATTTATTGGCCAATTATCAAGCAAAATCTACAGTAGTAAATCCTTCTATAACCAATGTTGATGTTTTCTCAATTGTATCAGACGAAAGTTATAGTTATGTAAATTTCTTTAAAATTTCTAACGGCTCTATTATCCAATCGCATACAACTGAAATTAAGAAAAAATTAAACGAAACAGACAAACATTTATTAGAACTTTTTATTATTGAAATTCGCCAGCGATTTAATTCACAATCTAAAGAAATTTACGTACCATTTAAAGTAGATTTAGGTGAAGGTATTAAAGTTACAGTTCCAGTTTTAGGAGACAAAAAACGCATTGTAGATTTAAGTATTAGAAATGCAAAATATTATAGACAAGAACAGTTTAAACAAATAAAAATTGTTGATCCAGATAGGCATATAAAAAGGCTAATGTCTCAAATGAAAAAAGATTTGCGTTTAGGTGCTGAGCCAAGACATATTGAGTGTTTTGACAACTCAAACATACAAGGTACCAATCCTGTTGCAGCTTGTGTAGTTTTTAAAAATGGAAAGCCTAGTAAAAAAGATTATCGAAATTTTAATATTAAAACAGTTGAAGGTCCAGATGATTTTGCTTCTATGGAAGAAGTCGTTTTTAGAAGGTATAAACGCTTACTAGATGAAGACCAACCATTACCTCAATTAATTGTAATTGATGGAGGAAAAGGGCAGTTATCTTCTGCTTTAAAAAGCTTAGATCTATTAGGTTTAAGAAATAAAATTGCTATAATAGGAATAGCAAAAAGACTGGAAGAAATTTACTATCCAGACGACCCTATACCGTTGTATTTAGATAAAAAATCTGAAACATTAAAAATAATTCAGCAACTAAGAAATGAAGCACATAGATTTGGAATTACACATCATAGAAATAAAAGAAGTAAACAAGCGTTAGAAACTGAATTAGAGCAAATCTCTGGTATTGGAAAACAAACTGTTGTAACTTTATTAAAGCATTTTAAATCCACAAAAAGAGTACGATTAGCATCATTACAAGAATTAGAAAAAGTAATTGGCTCAGCAAGAGCAACTAAAATAATTAACCATTATAATAATAAATAAACAGAATGAAAAAATTTCTAAGTTTAATTTTTATGATTGCATTTGTAGTAGGTTATTCTCAAGAAAAACCTACTAAACAAGATCTTAAGGTCGGTTTAGTTTTAAGTGGTGGTGGTGCAAAAGGTATTGCACACATTGCTGTATTAAAAGTTTTAGAAGAAACCGGTGTTCGTGTAGATTATATTGGAGGCACAAGTATGGGAGCAATTGTTGGTGCACTATATGCTTCAGGATATACTGCAAATCAATTAGATTCTATAGTGCGAGTTATAGATTTTGAAAAAATTTTAACTGACCAAACACCAAGAAAATCTAAACCGTTTTACGAAAAAGAAATTGGAGAAAAATACTCACTATCATTACCGGTTAAAAATAAAAAAGTAGGCATTCCAAGAGCTATGTCCGAGGGGCAAAATGTACTTAACTTACTTACCAAACTAACACAACACGTTAATAATATTACCGATTTTAATAAATTACCAATCCCTTTTGTATGTATTGCAACAAATTTAGAAACAGGGAAACAAGAAGTATTAAATTCAGGTTTTTTACCTGAAGCAGTAAAAGCAAGTGGTTCTTTTCCAACCCTTTTGGCGCCTGTTGAAATTGATGGGAAAATATTAACCGATGGAGGTATTGTAAACAATTTCCCTGTCGATGAAGTTAAAAATATGGGTGCAGATGTTATAATTGGAGTAGATATTCAAAGTGGTTTAGACAAGAAAGAAAATTTAGGCTCTGCCGTTGCAATACTAAATCAAATTGTTGGTTTTCAAATGTATACAACATTAGAATCTAAATACAAAAAAGTAGATATTCTAATAAAACCAGATGTAAACAATTACAATGTTGTTTCTTTTGACAAAGGAAAAGAAATTATGGAAGCTGGAGATGTAGCTTCTAGAGAACACATAAGCGAACTAAAAGCTATTGCAAATCAACAAACACATAAAAAAAATCCTAAAATTGAAACAAAACAATTAATATATGATATAAATAGTATCAGTATTGAAGGGAATGTTAATTATACAAGAGCTTATATTTTAGGAAAACTAAATTTTAAAAAACAAGACAAAACAGACTACAATAAATTAATTGAAGGCATTAACAACCTGTATGCTACTGGTAACTTTGAAAACATACAATATAAAATTATTGATAATGAAGAAGCTGAGGGTGGTAGCACACTAAATTTAAAGGTAAAAGAAAATAAGGTCTCTAATTATATACAATTTGGAGCACATTTTGACGACCTTTATAAAACAGGTATTGTTATAAATTCTACTGCAAAACACCTTTTAAATAAAAACGATATATTTTCGGCAGACCTAGTTTTAGGTGATAATATTAGATACAATCTAGATTATTTTATAGACAATGGTTTTTACACCAGTTTTGGAATAAAATCGAGATATAATAGCTTTAATTCAAATATGAATTTTAATCAAACAAATGGTATTATTGACGAATCTAATATTAATGAAATAAATTTAGTATATGAAGATTTTACAAATCAAATTTATTTTCAAACAGTATTTAATAGGCGGTTTGCAATAGGTGTTGGTGGTGAATATAAACATATAAAAGCATTTACTGAAACACTTTCATCTCTTACCACTAGCAATAGTGCTTCAGCAAATAGAAAAAAACGAGGTTACTTTGATAATTCTGATTATCTTAATCTAATAGCTTATTTAAAAATTGATACATACGATAAGAAGTATTTTCAGAAAAATGGAGTCTTTTTAGATGTAGATTTTAAATGGTATTTAGCTTCATCAGAATATAAAAGTGATTTTTTACCAGAGTACATAAATTTTGATTCTTTTTCACAATTAAAAGGTAAGTTTGGTATTGCTCATACTTTTTTCAACAAATTAACAGCTCATTTTAGATCAGAAGCCGGAATTACAATTGGAGATAATAACAATAGAGCTATAGATTATAATATTGGTGGTTATGGAGAAAATCTTATAAATACTTTTATACCATTTTATGGCTATGATTTAGCCGAGCTAAATTCAAATTCTTTCTTAAAATCTGGATTAACACTTCGATATCAGTTTTTACCAAAAAATTATTTATCTGCCACAGCTAATTATGCAAGAGTAGAACGCGATTTATTTAATGAAGGAAATATTTTTGAGAACACCAAATCTGGCTATATGGTAGGTTATGGAATAGATACTTTTTTAGGGCCTGTAGAAATAAACTACTCTTGGTCTCCAGACCATTCTGAGAGTTTTTGGCATTTTAATGTTGGGTATTGGTTTTAAAAAAAGCCCTACAATTAAGTAGGACTTTTATAAGATATTGTATGCATTATTTAATTAATTCACCTTTGTTATTGGTAAATTCAAAATTTAAATATTGATAAGCATCTCTAGGTAAAATTTTAATCCACTTTTTGTATTTTGCAAACCATCTGTGTTGTATAGATGGGAATCCTTTTTTTAAATATGCAGCAATAAAAGGATGTACATTAAGTATTAACTTTTTTTGATCTTTTAAGGTAATTAATCTTTCTAATTCAGCTTCAATTTTGTCAATAATAACAATTGGAGCTTCAACCTCTCCTACTCCACTCGGATTAGGTTCTTGAGTTTTAATTACTAATTCAGGTCGTACTCTTTGTCGTGTAATTTGAATTAAACCAAATTTACTTGGAGGCAATATTTTATGTTTAGTTCTATCAAATGCCATTTCATTTCTTAAATGATCATAGAGTTTTTGTCTATGTTCAGCAGTATGCAAATCAATAAAATCTACAACAATAATTCCTCCCATATCACGTAATTGTAATTGTCTAGCAATTTCAGATGCGGCAATTAAATTCACTTCTAGAGCAGTATCTTCTTGAGACATTGCTTTATTAGATCTATTACCACTATTTACATCAATTACATGAAGTGCTTCGGTATGTTCAATTACTAAATAAGCTCCTTTACTCATCGAAACTGTTTTACCAAATGACGTTTTAATTTGGCGTTCTATTCCAAATTTTTCAAAAATTGGAAGTTTTGATTTGTATAAGGATACAATAGACTCTTTTTCTGGCGCAATTTCTTGTAAATATTCTTTCGTTTCTAAATACATTGTTTCATCATTTGTTACAATACTTGTAAAAGAATCGTTAAAAATATCTCTTAAAATTGAAGAAGCTCTATTTAACTCACTTAATACTTTTATAGGTGTTTGTGGTGCCCTAGAAGTTCTTATTTTCTTGCACATTACAACCCACCTTTCTAAAGAATTTTGTAAATCTTTATCTAAATCTGCTACTTTTTTATTTTCCGCAACAGTTCTAATAATAACTCCAAAACCTTTAGGTTTAATGCTTTTAATTAGTCTTTTTAATCGCTCTTTTTCTTCGGGATCCATTATTTTTTGAGAAACGGAAACGCGATCAGAAAAAGGAACTAAAACCAAATATCTACCTGCAATTGAAATTTCAGAGCTCATTCTTGGCCCTTTTGTAGATATAGGTTCTTTAACTATTTGAACTAATAAGTTTTGACCTGTTTTTAATACATCAGCTATAGATCCATTTTTATCAATGTCTTTTTCTAGCTGAAAGTTTTTTAAAGTGTAATCTTTAATTTTACCTGAGCTTATACCCTTTATAAATTTATTTAATGATTTTAACTGCGCACCTAAATCATGATAATGCAAAAAACCGTCTTTTGAATAACCTACGTTTACAAACGAGGCATTTAAACCGGTTAATACTTTACCTATTTTAGCTAAAAAAACGTCTCCAACAGAAAATTTATTTTCGTTAGATTCATTATTTAATGCAGTTAATCTACCATCTTTTAATAAGGCAAAATCAATATCAGAGGAATTTGATCGTATAATTAATTCTGTTTTCACTCTGAATTGTTTTTGTGTTCAACCACCTAAATAATTGAACGATTTATAATTAAGTTTTACAGGATTTTTACCCAACAATAGTTACTACTTAGCAACTATTTATTTCAATGAACTTTGTTTAAAGTCAAAGAAAAAGTAAGCTTAGCTTACTTTTTCTTCTTATGTCTATTAGCTCTTGCTCTTTTTTTACGTTTATGAGTAGAGATTTTAGCTCTTTTTCTTTTTTTACCACTTGGCATAATAGAATGTTGTTTAGTGTTAATAAATCTTTTTAAACTGTAGTAGCAACTTCAACATTACTTTTTACACCCTCTACAAATACTTTTGCAGGTTTAAAAGCTGGAATGTTGTGTGCTGGTATTTTAATTGTAGTATTTTTTGAAATGTTTCTTCCAGTTTTCTCAGCTCTAGTTTTAATAATAAAACTTCCAAAACCTCTCAAGTAAACATTGTCTCCCTTTTCTAAAGAATTTTTTACCTCTTCCATAAACGCTTCAACAGTTGCTAAAACATCTGCTTTTTCTATTCCAGATTTTTCTGAAATATTTGATACGATTTCTGCTTTCGTCATTTTTAAATATAGTTATATATGTTATTATAAATTTAAGACGGCAAATATAGGATATAATAATCAAAATCAAAAAGTTAATTCATTAAAATTAATCAATTAAAACATGTAATATTGCATTTCTTAAATAAAGCAATGAAATTTTCTAACCATTTAGTAGACTGGTATTTACATAATAAAAGAAGTTTGCCTTGGCGCACAACTAAAAATCCTTATCATATTTGGTTGTCTGAAATTATTCTTCAACAAACTAGAATTGACCAAGGAATGGCGTATTATTTTAAATTTACAACGCAATTTCCTTCAATTTTTGACTTAGCTACTGCTTCAGAAGAAACAGTGCTAAAATTATGGCAAGGCTTAGGCTATTATTCGAGAGCTAGAAACCTTCATTTTTCAGCAAAATATATTGTTAACGACTTAAATGGTGTTTTCCCTTCCAATTATAAAGATCTCCTTAAACTTAAAGGTGTTGGAGATTATACCGCTTCAGCAATAGCTTCAATTTGTTTTAACGAACCAACAGCTGTGGTTGATGGAAATGTTTATAGAGTTTTAGCTCGTTATTTTGGAATTGACACTCCTATTAATACAACTAAAGGAATTAAAGAGTTTAAACTACTAGCTCAAGAACTTATAAATACGGAAATTCCAGGAACGTACAACCAAGCTATTATGGAGTTTGGTGCAATACAATGCAAACCTCAAAATCCAGATTGCAATAAATGTCCGCTTAATACTAGCTGCATAGCATTGTCTAAAAACACCATAAAATTACTACCCGTAAAAGAAAAAAAATTAAAAATACGAAAGCGCTACTTTAATTATTTGGTAATACAAACTGAAAATAACCATACACAACTGGTGAAACGAGAAAAAGGAATTTGGATGAATATGTACCAATTTCCTTTAATTGAAACTAACACCCCAATTAATCAACAAGAATTAATAGAACACAAAATCTTTAACAACTTATTTAAACACACAAATGTATCTATTAAACTACATACTAAAATAGTTAAGCCTCATAAATTATCGCATCAACATATTTTTACAAAATTTTGGATCATAAAAACACCTAATTCGTTAAATTTTAGACATTCATGGAGCGATATTAAAAAATACCCCGTACCAGTTTTAATAGATAATTTTTTAAATGAATTTAATTACAACTAAAATTTTTAGTACTTTTGATTAAATAATAATACATAAAAAAATGGCTGGAACAATAAACAAAGTAATTCTTATTGGACATTTAGGAGACAATATAAAAATGCACTATTTTGAAGGTGGAAATTCAATAGGTCGTTTTCCTTTAGCCACTAATGAAACTTACACAAATAAACAAACAGGGGATAAAGTAAGCACTACAGAATGGCATAATATTATTGTTAGAAATAAATTAGCCGAAATCTGCGAAAAATACTTAAGCACAGGAGATAAAGTATATTGCGAAGGCAGAATAAAAACACGCCAATGGGAAGCTGAAGACGGTTCTAAAAGATATAGTACTGAAATACACGTTTCGGATATGACTTTTTTAACTACCAAAAAAGAATTAAATGCTCCACAACCAAAAGTAGAAAACAAACAAGTTGAACCTCCTAAAAAAGAAACTTCTTCTTCTGATACTTCTGAAGCTGAAGACGATTTACCATTCTAAGTTTAATTAAATAAAAAACAATTGGATCCTGAACCCACACTTTTAGTCACAACCTTAATTGAAAGCCTTAATATTTGGCTACTTCTTAGTTTTATAATGTTATTTTTATTGCTGACACTTTCGGCTCTAATTTCTGGTGCTGAAGTTGCCTTTTTCTCACTTTCAAGAACTACGTTAGCAAATGCTCTAGAATCTGAATCTAACAAACAAAAAACAGTAGTTAAATTATTAGAAAATCCTCAAAAATTATTGGCTACAATACTAATATCTAATAACTTTATTAATATATTGGTTGTATTAATTTTCGCCTATATTGGTGAAACTATTTTTAGTAACATCACATCTTATTTGTTAAAATTTTTAATAGAAGTTGTATTAGTTACCTTTTTAATTTT includes the following:
- a CDS encoding thioredoxin family protein encodes the protein MKIIKILGTGCPNCITTEKIITEVVKELNIDAEIIKVTDIVEIMMYDVMRTPSIVVDEKVVFKGKVPSKTTVKALLIDNFANNACCSDENMESSSCSTNNEDTPCC
- a CDS encoding class I SAM-dependent methyltransferase, which gives rise to MKEFWEKRYANETFAYGIEPNVFFEKILEENQLKGSILLPGEGEGRNAVFAATKGLNVTCFDMSSQGKQKALKLAKQNNVTINYLVGEFSELHFEENSFDAIALIYAHFPADLKTAYHKKLTSYLKKGGLLILEGFSKNQLKINKENQQSFGPKNIDMLYSVESIKNDFKDLEIQVLNQELIDLDEGIHHIGKGDVIHFIGKKH
- a CDS encoding pyridoxal-dependent decarboxylase, coding for MKYWKKYSKEKLIKRIDKALNANVNFQTNKGLGYPVSRLDENVFNTSGSFLDDSPLLKSFVANPNNIGCHTLGKSEPAFKGSQKLEREIIQVLAIDIFKAKEGEYDGYIATGGTEANIQALWVFRNLYKKQFNATLDEMVILSSEDTHYSVHKGSNLLSVENVSIPVDFNSREILKDELEAIVKDLISKGKKYFMVISNMATTMFGSVDNPDVYAEILEKYKVAYKIHVDGAFGGFIYPITNKESTINFENSHVSSITIDAHKMLQAPYGTGVFLCRKGLIENVLTKEAQYVDGMDLTIVGSRSGANAIAVWMILFSYGYYGWFEKISTLLLRTEWFTEQMDALGVEYFRDPYMNIVTLKSEFVPEKIASKYGLVPDTHNGANKWYKVIMMDHVEIHDLIKFVDALKLHLKAN
- the uvrC gene encoding excinuclease ABC subunit UvrC, whose amino-acid sequence is MELEIQIKTLPNQPGVYQYYDKNGTILYIGKAKNLKKRVASYFNKNHDYGKTRVLVKKIATIKHIVVNTETDALLLENNLIKKYQPKYNVMLKDDKTYPWICIKKERFPRIFLTRNVVKDGSEYFGPYTSVRTAKALLDLIKELYQLRSCNYDLSRKNVSELKYKVCLDFHIGNCKGPCEGLQTEESYTKDITAIRNIIKGNFKESIKSFHQLMMRFADTMEFEEAQKIKEKIDLLANYQAKSTVVNPSITNVDVFSIVSDESYSYVNFFKISNGSIIQSHTTEIKKKLNETDKHLLELFIIEIRQRFNSQSKEIYVPFKVDLGEGIKVTVPVLGDKKRIVDLSIRNAKYYRQEQFKQIKIVDPDRHIKRLMSQMKKDLRLGAEPRHIECFDNSNIQGTNPVAACVVFKNGKPSKKDYRNFNIKTVEGPDDFASMEEVVFRRYKRLLDEDQPLPQLIVIDGGKGQLSSALKSLDLLGLRNKIAIIGIAKRLEEIYYPDDPIPLYLDKKSETLKIIQQLRNEAHRFGITHHRNKRSKQALETELEQISGIGKQTVVTLLKHFKSTKRVRLASLQELEKVIGSARATKIINHYNNK
- a CDS encoding patatin-like phospholipase family protein, whose translation is MKKFLSLIFMIAFVVGYSQEKPTKQDLKVGLVLSGGGAKGIAHIAVLKVLEETGVRVDYIGGTSMGAIVGALYASGYTANQLDSIVRVIDFEKILTDQTPRKSKPFYEKEIGEKYSLSLPVKNKKVGIPRAMSEGQNVLNLLTKLTQHVNNITDFNKLPIPFVCIATNLETGKQEVLNSGFLPEAVKASGSFPTLLAPVEIDGKILTDGGIVNNFPVDEVKNMGADVIIGVDIQSGLDKKENLGSAVAILNQIVGFQMYTTLESKYKKVDILIKPDVNNYNVVSFDKGKEIMEAGDVASREHISELKAIANQQTHKKNPKIETKQLIYDINSISIEGNVNYTRAYILGKLNFKKQDKTDYNKLIEGINNLYATGNFENIQYKIIDNEEAEGGSTLNLKVKENKVSNYIQFGAHFDDLYKTGIVINSTAKHLLNKNDIFSADLVLGDNIRYNLDYFIDNGFYTSFGIKSRYNSFNSNMNFNQTNGIIDESNINEINLVYEDFTNQIYFQTVFNRRFAIGVGGEYKHIKAFTETLSSLTTSNSASANRKKRGYFDNSDYLNLIAYLKIDTYDKKYFQKNGVFLDVDFKWYLASSEYKSDFLPEYINFDSFSQLKGKFGIAHTFFNKLTAHFRSEAGITIGDNNNRAIDYNIGGYGENLINTFIPFYGYDLAELNSNSFLKSGLTLRYQFLPKNYLSATANYARVERDLFNEGNIFENTKSGYMVGYGIDTFLGPVEINYSWSPDHSESFWHFNVGYWF
- a CDS encoding Rne/Rng family ribonuclease — translated: MKTELIIRSNSSDIDFALLKDGRLTALNNESNENKFSVGDVFLAKIGKVLTGLNASFVNVGYSKDGFLHYHDLGAQLKSLNKFIKGISSGKIKDYTLKNFQLEKDIDKNGSIADVLKTGQNLLVQIVKEPISTKGPRMSSEISIAGRYLVLVPFSDRVSVSQKIMDPEEKERLKRLIKSIKPKGFGVIIRTVAENKKVADLDKDLQNSLERWVVMCKKIRTSRAPQTPIKVLSELNRASSILRDIFNDSFTSIVTNDETMYLETKEYLQEIAPEKESIVSLYKSKLPIFEKFGIERQIKTSFGKTVSMSKGAYLVIEHTEALHVIDVNSGNRSNKAMSQEDTALEVNLIAASEIARQLQLRDMGGIIVVDFIDLHTAEHRQKLYDHLRNEMAFDRTKHKILPPSKFGLIQITRQRVRPELVIKTQEPNPSGVGEVEAPIVIIDKIEAELERLITLKDQKKLILNVHPFIAAYLKKGFPSIQHRWFAKYKKWIKILPRDAYQYLNFEFTNNKGELIK
- a CDS encoding HU family DNA-binding protein; its protein translation is MTKAEIVSNISEKSGIEKADVLATVEAFMEEVKNSLEKGDNVYLRGFGSFIIKTRAEKTGRNISKNTTIKIPAHNIPAFKPAKVFVEGVKSNVEVATTV
- the mutY gene encoding A/G-specific adenine glycosylase, encoding MKFSNHLVDWYLHNKRSLPWRTTKNPYHIWLSEIILQQTRIDQGMAYYFKFTTQFPSIFDLATASEETVLKLWQGLGYYSRARNLHFSAKYIVNDLNGVFPSNYKDLLKLKGVGDYTASAIASICFNEPTAVVDGNVYRVLARYFGIDTPINTTKGIKEFKLLAQELINTEIPGTYNQAIMEFGAIQCKPQNPDCNKCPLNTSCIALSKNTIKLLPVKEKKLKIRKRYFNYLVIQTENNHTQLVKREKGIWMNMYQFPLIETNTPINQQELIEHKIFNNLFKHTNVSIKLHTKIVKPHKLSHQHIFTKFWIIKTPNSLNFRHSWSDIKKYPVPVLIDNFLNEFNYN
- a CDS encoding single-stranded DNA-binding protein, with the translated sequence MAGTINKVILIGHLGDNIKMHYFEGGNSIGRFPLATNETYTNKQTGDKVSTTEWHNIIVRNKLAEICEKYLSTGDKVYCEGRIKTRQWEAEDGSKRYSTEIHVSDMTFLTTKKELNAPQPKVENKQVEPPKKETSSSDTSEAEDDLPF